The following are encoded in a window of Sphaerisporangium siamense genomic DNA:
- a CDS encoding terpene synthase family protein, giving the protein MSAGLDALESGRVCAVAGRSQRHMQQWAAAYPSLFSARPFDAALHGTVSMAMAFSGPWFSAEELAATNKACLWAFALDWLVDYVHTSPGQVRELVGACLAVADGAAPALDDDLARMLGDLRADLADAPAFPELRAVWREELARMLGAMAREWEWKAAGARPSLEEYLGNADNHGFCFVFTCHWIATGGPGAARDAGRVLQAGRAVQRVMRLLNDLGSYERDKSWGDVNALLIGVPRETVARRAAALTGEARGLIAGLRGGHERLAVYLERQMDFCAGFYELGEYWGRL; this is encoded by the coding sequence GTGAGCGCGGGCCTGGACGCGCTGGAGAGCGGGCGCGTCTGCGCGGTCGCCGGACGCTCCCAGCGGCACATGCAGCAGTGGGCGGCGGCCTATCCCTCGCTGTTCTCGGCCCGGCCGTTCGACGCGGCGCTGCACGGCACCGTCTCGATGGCCATGGCCTTCAGCGGCCCGTGGTTCAGCGCGGAGGAGCTGGCGGCCACCAACAAGGCGTGCCTGTGGGCGTTCGCCCTGGACTGGCTGGTCGACTACGTCCACACCTCGCCCGGCCAGGTGCGCGAGCTGGTCGGGGCGTGCCTCGCGGTGGCGGACGGCGCCGCGCCCGCCCTGGACGACGACCTCGCCCGCATGCTGGGGGACCTGCGCGCCGACCTGGCGGACGCCCCGGCGTTCCCCGAGCTGCGGGCCGTCTGGCGCGAGGAGCTGGCGCGGATGCTCGGCGCGATGGCCCGGGAATGGGAGTGGAAGGCCGCCGGGGCCCGGCCGTCCCTGGAGGAGTACCTCGGCAACGCCGACAACCACGGCTTCTGCTTCGTGTTCACCTGCCACTGGATCGCCACCGGCGGGCCGGGCGCGGCGCGGGACGCCGGCCGCGTGCTCCAGGCCGGCCGCGCCGTCCAGCGGGTGATGCGCCTGCTCAACGACCTCGGCTCCTACGAGCGCGACAAGAGCTGGGGAGACGTCAACGCCCTGCTCATCGGCGTGCCCCGCGAGACGGTCGCCCGGCGCGCCGCCGCGCTCACCGGCGAGGCCAGGGGCCTGATCGCCGGGCTGCGCGGCGGGCACGAGCGGCTGGCCGTCTATCTGGAGCGCCAGATGGACTTCTGCGCGGGCTTCTACGAGCTCGGCGAGTACTGGGGCCGCCTGTGA
- a CDS encoding SpoIIE family protein phosphatase: MSRPADDASHGMLLDEELGAAVRRTGASGGAVYLLTRQEPVLALVTLCGPLLEFALPWRRLPLDTPAPITDAVRENSLVWIGRQEALARRYPRLAAAFPHELSVAAVPLTGARRRWGALLLIWLDEHPPELTRRERTTITASARRLTRALDDAAQLPVIPEQPRIAPLDRPQAAQPSLAAIDFAERLPGALALDLEGHITFVTARAADLLGRSPDQLLGTLPWQSLPWLDDPIYEDHYRTAVATREPVSYSVLRPPDQWLAMQLHPDASGISALITPVGAGQTPPATPSRSLPASGIAGVGRLYQLIHLAAALTETVGVQDVVDLIADQVLPAFGAQGMVLNTLDAGRLKIIGYRDYDPRRIEMLDGLHLESDLTPVGHVLASGTPAFFCAPEEMARDYPQAPAISGKQAWAFLPLITSGQPVGCCVLSYRHPHTFTADERATLTSLAALIAQALDRARLYDAKHSLAHSLQQALLPHIMPVIPGLTAAARYLPASHGMDVGGDFYDLIRLDDSTAVAVIGDVEGHSVTAAALMGQVRTAVHSHATTGVPPEEVLARTSRVLADFESDLFVSCLYVHINLARGRARLASAGHLPPVLRHPQGHTEVPGIPPGLLMGIDPTTTYESTEISMPPGTLLALFTDGLVEKPGTDITDNIDNLATRLLHAPNPDVDALADSLIRHATQAVSRDDDIALLLIATDPADGDHDHADTPSGQEYGKVGDGRLP; the protein is encoded by the coding sequence ATGAGCAGGCCGGCTGACGACGCCTCCCACGGCATGTTGCTGGACGAGGAACTGGGCGCGGCGGTCCGCCGCACCGGGGCCTCGGGCGGGGCCGTCTACCTGCTCACCCGGCAGGAGCCGGTGCTGGCCCTGGTGACGTTGTGCGGTCCGCTCCTGGAGTTCGCCCTCCCCTGGCGGCGCCTGCCGCTGGACACCCCCGCCCCGATCACCGACGCGGTGCGCGAGAACAGCCTGGTGTGGATCGGCCGTCAGGAGGCCCTGGCCCGCCGGTATCCGCGCCTGGCCGCGGCCTTCCCCCACGAGCTCTCGGTGGCCGCCGTCCCCCTGACCGGCGCCCGGCGCCGCTGGGGGGCGCTGCTGCTGATCTGGCTCGACGAGCATCCGCCCGAGCTCACCAGGCGCGAACGCACCACCATCACGGCCAGCGCGCGGCGGCTCACCCGCGCGCTGGACGACGCCGCCCAGCTTCCCGTCATCCCCGAGCAGCCCCGCATCGCCCCGCTGGACCGTCCCCAGGCCGCGCAGCCGAGCCTCGCGGCCATCGACTTCGCCGAACGCCTGCCCGGCGCCCTGGCCCTCGACCTGGAGGGCCACATCACCTTCGTCACCGCCCGCGCGGCCGACCTCCTCGGCCGCAGCCCCGACCAACTGCTCGGCACCCTGCCGTGGCAGTCGCTGCCCTGGCTGGACGACCCCATCTACGAGGACCACTACCGCACCGCGGTCGCCACCCGCGAGCCGGTCTCCTACTCCGTGCTGCGCCCGCCGGATCAGTGGCTCGCCATGCAGCTCCATCCGGACGCCTCCGGCATCAGCGCGCTCATCACCCCCGTGGGCGCCGGGCAGACCCCGCCCGCCACCCCCTCGCGCAGCCTTCCGGCGTCCGGCATCGCCGGCGTGGGCCGCCTGTACCAGTTGATCCACCTGGCGGCCGCGCTCACCGAGACCGTCGGCGTGCAGGACGTCGTCGACCTGATCGCCGACCAGGTCCTGCCCGCCTTCGGCGCCCAGGGCATGGTCCTGAACACTTTGGACGCCGGCCGCCTGAAGATCATCGGATACCGCGACTACGACCCCAGGCGCATCGAGATGCTGGACGGCCTGCACCTGGAGAGCGACCTCACCCCCGTCGGCCACGTGCTCGCCAGCGGCACCCCCGCCTTCTTCTGCGCCCCCGAAGAGATGGCCCGCGACTACCCGCAGGCGCCCGCGATCAGCGGCAAGCAGGCGTGGGCGTTCCTGCCGCTGATCACCTCCGGCCAGCCGGTCGGCTGCTGCGTCCTCTCCTACCGCCACCCCCACACGTTCACCGCCGACGAACGCGCCACCCTCACCTCGCTGGCGGCCCTCATCGCCCAGGCCCTGGACCGCGCCCGGCTGTACGACGCCAAACACTCCCTGGCCCACAGCCTCCAGCAGGCCCTCCTCCCGCACATCATGCCGGTCATCCCGGGCCTCACCGCCGCGGCCCGGTACCTGCCCGCGAGCCACGGCATGGACGTCGGAGGCGACTTCTACGACCTCATCCGCCTCGACGACTCCACCGCCGTCGCGGTCATCGGCGACGTCGAAGGCCACAGCGTCACCGCCGCCGCGCTGATGGGCCAGGTCCGCACCGCCGTCCACTCCCACGCCACCACCGGCGTGCCCCCCGAGGAGGTGCTCGCCCGCACCAGCCGCGTCCTGGCCGACTTCGAGTCCGACCTGTTCGTCTCCTGCCTCTACGTCCACATCAACCTGGCGCGTGGCCGTGCCCGCCTGGCCAGCGCCGGCCACCTGCCGCCGGTCCTGCGCCACCCCCAGGGGCACACCGAGGTCCCCGGCATCCCCCCTGGCCTGCTGATGGGCATCGACCCCACGACCACCTACGAGAGCACAGAGATCTCCATGCCGCCGGGCACGCTGCTGGCCCTGTTCACCGACGGCCTCGTCGAGAAGCCCGGCACCGACATCACCGACAACATCGACAACCTGGCCACCCGGCTCCTGCACGCCCCCAACCCGGACGTGGACGCCCTCGCCGACAGCCTGATCCGCCACGCCACCCAGGCCGTCAGCCGCGACGACGACATCGCCCTCCTGCTCATCGCCACCGACCCGGCCGACGGGGACCACGACCACGCCGATACGCCTTCGGGACAGGAATACGGCAAGGTAGGCGATGGAAGGTTACCGTGA
- a CDS encoding roadblock/LC7 domain-containing protein — protein sequence MQRTSSPADLTWLLDDLVHRVREAEHGIVLSTDGLLLAASRGLSRPDAEHLSAVAAGVQSLAQGASERFQGGAVRQTIIAMRSAYLVVTVAGEGACLAVLAAQDADVGLVAYEMAMLVARVGQYLTSPARTETLPPRNPPRNEDAL from the coding sequence ATGCAACGGACGAGTTCCCCCGCCGATCTGACCTGGTTGCTCGACGACCTGGTCCATCGGGTGAGGGAGGCCGAGCACGGGATCGTCCTGTCCACCGACGGTCTGCTCCTCGCGGCGTCGCGAGGGCTGAGCCGGCCCGACGCCGAACACCTGTCCGCCGTCGCGGCGGGCGTCCAGAGCCTCGCCCAGGGAGCCAGCGAGCGCTTCCAGGGCGGCGCCGTGCGCCAGACCATCATCGCCATGAGGTCGGCGTATCTGGTGGTCACCGTGGCGGGCGAGGGCGCCTGCCTCGCGGTGCTGGCCGCGCAGGACGCCGACGTGGGCCTGGTGGCCTACGAGATGGCCATGCTGGTGGCGCGCGTCGGCCAGTACCTGACCTCACCCGCACGAACGGAGACCCTTCCCCCGAGGAATCCCCCTAGGAACGAGGACGCCTTATGA
- a CDS encoding prenyltransferase/squalene oxidase repeat-containing protein, translating into MSGPDLAFAARGGEVGVRDAERLVAGLAGRPWGDVTVSVYETGRVVALAPWLAGHAERIVYLTAAQREDGAWGVHDDYSLVPTLSATEALLAELARGAPEGLGERVATAAARGLRALSARRTSSSAAPDMPARELIVAYLTEAIGRRLHELGGRARDLSGGHGVEGVALPPPDRAGVAKLAGIRAALRSGARPPEKLTHALEVGGEAAAGARGVELTPSGTIGASPAATAAWLGARTVPGPGHPARRYLETVAGLHGGPVPCALPITVFERGWALATLARAGVPLRVPPALTASLRPAARPGGVAAGPGLPADADTTSVALYALALLGVRVEPAALWDYRADEHFVTWRGEEGVSTTVNAHVLDCLHAYAAGRGGAPGRYATAAGEVARWLRERQRADGSWTDRWHASPYYATMCCALALDGRRDSAGAVRRAVWWLLSAQRGDGSWGVWSGTAEETAYAMQVLLLCGTAGDEAARHRACARGRAFLRDTGGRAGGPPMPAMWHDKDLYAPRAVVRAAVTAALHLASRGTEVSLLT; encoded by the coding sequence GTGAGCGGTCCCGACCTCGCCTTCGCCGCGCGCGGGGGCGAGGTCGGCGTGCGCGACGCCGAGCGCCTGGTCGCCGGGCTCGCCGGGCGGCCGTGGGGCGACGTCACCGTCTCGGTGTACGAGACCGGGCGCGTGGTCGCGCTGGCCCCGTGGCTGGCCGGGCACGCCGAGCGGATCGTGTACCTGACGGCGGCGCAGCGGGAGGACGGCGCCTGGGGCGTCCACGACGACTACAGCCTGGTCCCCACGCTGAGCGCCACCGAGGCGCTGCTCGCCGAGCTGGCGCGCGGCGCCCCCGAAGGGCTGGGCGAGCGGGTCGCCACCGCCGCCGCGCGCGGGCTGCGCGCGCTGTCCGCCCGCCGCACGTCCTCTTCCGCCGCCCCGGACATGCCGGCGCGCGAGCTGATCGTGGCGTACCTGACCGAGGCGATCGGGCGGCGCCTGCACGAGCTCGGCGGGCGGGCGCGGGACCTGTCCGGCGGGCACGGCGTGGAGGGCGTCGCGCTGCCCCCGCCGGACCGCGCGGGCGTGGCCAAGCTGGCCGGGATCCGGGCCGCGCTGCGGTCCGGCGCCCGGCCGCCCGAGAAGCTGACGCACGCCCTGGAGGTCGGCGGCGAGGCGGCGGCAGGAGCCAGAGGCGTGGAGCTCACGCCGTCCGGGACGATCGGGGCCTCGCCCGCCGCCACCGCCGCGTGGCTCGGCGCGCGGACCGTGCCGGGGCCCGGCCATCCGGCCCGCCGGTACCTGGAGACGGTGGCGGGGCTGCACGGCGGGCCGGTGCCGTGCGCGCTGCCCATCACCGTGTTCGAGCGGGGATGGGCGCTGGCCACGCTGGCGCGGGCGGGCGTGCCGCTGCGCGTGCCGCCCGCGCTCACGGCCAGTCTGCGCCCGGCCGCGCGGCCCGGAGGGGTCGCCGCCGGGCCGGGGCTGCCCGCCGACGCCGACACGACCTCCGTCGCCCTGTACGCGCTGGCCCTGCTCGGCGTCCGCGTGGAGCCCGCCGCCCTGTGGGACTACCGGGCGGACGAGCACTTCGTGACCTGGCGCGGCGAGGAGGGGGTCTCCACGACGGTCAACGCGCACGTCCTGGACTGCCTCCACGCCTACGCGGCGGGCCGCGGGGGCGCGCCCGGCCGGTACGCGACCGCGGCGGGCGAGGTGGCGCGGTGGCTGCGCGAGCGGCAGCGGGCCGACGGGAGCTGGACCGACCGGTGGCACGCCTCGCCGTACTACGCCACGATGTGCTGCGCCCTGGCGCTCGACGGCCGCCGCGACTCGGCGGGGGCGGTGCGGCGCGCGGTCTGGTGGCTGCTGTCGGCGCAGCGCGGGGACGGCTCCTGGGGCGTGTGGAGCGGCACGGCCGAGGAGACGGCGTACGCCATGCAGGTCCTGCTGCTGTGCGGGACGGCCGGCGACGAGGCCGCGCGGCACCGGGCGTGCGCGCGGGGCCGGGCCTTCCTGCGGGACACGGGCGGGCGCGCGGGCGGTCCGCCCATGCCCGCGATGTGGCACGACAAGGACCTGTACGCGCCGCGCGCCGTCGTCCGCGCCGCGGTGACGGCGGCCCTGCACCTGGCCTCCCGCGGCACGGAGGTATCCCTACTTACCTGA
- a CDS encoding sensor histidine kinase produces MRFQNPRVRTKVTALLLSLAALWAFAAWVTLREGLNLLWVSTLDTNVSQPAERLITELQRERLFTAAVQAEPSSPDQRRNALAPQRARTLEAGATFHRLVGDDGVRRAAGAVVIQRIEAADRSLQRLVPLRKKIDAGELDRHAAGDAFTQVIESIYNIYDGLAGLDDQDFARDTRTLVAMARAKELLSQENAFVVGALTSGGLGPNDRIKFTQLVGAQRYSLDGASADLPAAAHAAYERLAAGDTFGRLRALEDQLVRVPPDGARSFLPVASWRSSADALIAELDRLVEDAGDALVDRATPLATAVVIRLVLAGGLGLFAVIASIVLAITTARTLVRRLEELRTAALELAGRRLPGLVERLGRGDEVDVTAEAPPLAVGNDAIGQVSQAFNSVQETAIRVAVQQAELRRSYRGILLSLARRTQSLVHRQLTVLDAMERRETEPEELADLFRVDHLATRMRRNAENLIVLSGASPGRAWRRSVPMVDVVRGALAEVEDYTQVTLMPMGEAELAGRAIGDVIHLLAELIENAVSFSPPYASVQVSGQEVAKGYVVEIEDRGLGMSPEDLADANQRIADPPEFKLTGTPRLGLFVVSRLASRHNIKVTLKASPYGGTTVVVLIPRELIDGDADLDPGMEPMTEPTTDSPADATPGPLTGPVAGDALPSPAAGVPPQGSHHLREDLPRPPSPAPRDLSDLPLAEAPDLAPYVPGPALPTRSRGGRMAAHDGPPPNAAPGPRHAEPRATAAADEAAPAFTPSGLPRRVAQAHLAPGLRQDPAAPSPGQEEDDHFSPEEIRRLMGSFQSGTERGRSEAAGLPGREHRDPVTEDGE; encoded by the coding sequence ATGCGCTTCCAGAATCCGCGGGTCCGGACCAAGGTCACGGCGCTCCTGTTATCCCTCGCGGCGCTCTGGGCCTTCGCGGCCTGGGTGACGCTGCGGGAAGGACTCAACCTTCTGTGGGTCTCGACGCTGGACACGAACGTGTCCCAGCCCGCCGAGCGGCTGATCACCGAGCTGCAGCGCGAGCGCCTGTTCACCGCGGCGGTCCAGGCGGAGCCCTCCTCCCCTGACCAGCGCAGGAACGCCCTGGCCCCCCAGCGGGCGCGGACGCTGGAGGCGGGCGCCACCTTCCACCGGCTCGTCGGCGACGACGGCGTCCGGCGCGCGGCCGGCGCGGTGGTGATCCAGCGGATCGAGGCGGCCGACCGCTCGCTCCAGCGCCTCGTCCCCCTGCGCAAGAAGATCGACGCGGGTGAGCTCGACCGCCACGCGGCCGGCGACGCCTTCACCCAGGTCATCGAGTCCATCTACAACATCTACGACGGGCTGGCCGGCCTGGACGACCAGGACTTCGCGCGGGACACCCGCACCCTGGTCGCGATGGCGCGGGCCAAGGAACTGCTGTCGCAGGAGAACGCGTTCGTCGTGGGCGCGCTGACCTCCGGCGGCCTCGGCCCCAACGACCGGATCAAGTTCACCCAGCTCGTCGGCGCCCAGCGGTACTCCCTGGACGGCGCCTCCGCCGACCTGCCCGCCGCCGCGCACGCCGCCTACGAACGGCTGGCCGCCGGAGACACCTTCGGGCGCCTCCGCGCGCTGGAGGACCAGCTCGTCCGCGTCCCCCCGGACGGCGCCCGGTCCTTCCTGCCCGTCGCGTCGTGGCGGTCCTCCGCCGACGCCCTGATCGCCGAGCTGGACCGGCTCGTCGAGGACGCGGGCGACGCGCTGGTCGACCGCGCGACGCCCCTGGCCACGGCCGTCGTCATCCGCCTGGTGCTGGCGGGCGGGCTCGGCCTCTTCGCGGTCATCGCCTCGATCGTCCTCGCCATCACCACCGCCCGCACCCTGGTGCGCCGGCTGGAGGAGCTGCGCACCGCCGCCCTGGAGCTGGCCGGGCGCAGGCTGCCCGGCCTGGTCGAGCGGCTCGGCCGCGGCGACGAGGTGGACGTGACCGCGGAGGCCCCGCCGCTGGCGGTCGGCAACGACGCCATCGGGCAGGTGAGCCAGGCGTTCAACAGCGTGCAGGAGACGGCCATCCGCGTCGCGGTGCAGCAGGCCGAGCTGCGGCGCAGCTACCGGGGCATCCTGCTCAGCCTGGCCCGCCGCACCCAGTCGCTGGTCCACCGGCAGCTCACCGTCCTGGACGCCATGGAGCGGCGCGAGACCGAGCCGGAGGAACTGGCCGACCTGTTCCGCGTCGACCACCTGGCCACCCGCATGCGGCGCAACGCCGAGAACCTCATCGTGCTGTCCGGCGCCTCCCCCGGCCGCGCCTGGCGCCGGTCGGTGCCGATGGTGGACGTCGTGCGCGGCGCGCTGGCCGAGGTCGAGGACTACACCCAGGTCACGCTCATGCCCATGGGAGAGGCCGAGCTGGCCGGCCGCGCGATCGGCGACGTCATCCACCTGCTCGCCGAGCTCATCGAGAACGCCGTCTCCTTCTCTCCCCCGTACGCGTCGGTGCAGGTCAGCGGCCAGGAAGTCGCCAAGGGCTACGTCGTCGAGATTGAGGACCGCGGCCTCGGCATGAGCCCGGAGGACCTGGCGGACGCCAACCAGCGCATCGCCGACCCGCCGGAGTTCAAGCTGACCGGCACGCCGCGCCTCGGCCTGTTCGTCGTCAGCCGCCTGGCCTCCCGCCACAACATCAAGGTCACGCTGAAGGCGTCCCCGTACGGCGGCACGACGGTGGTGGTGCTGATCCCGCGCGAGCTCATCGACGGCGACGCCGACCTCGACCCCGGCATGGAGCCCATGACCGAACCCACGACCGACTCCCCCGCCGACGCCACTCCCGGGCCCTTGACCGGACCCGTGGCCGGCGACGCCCTGCCGTCCCCAGCCGCCGGCGTGCCGCCCCAGGGATCGCACCACCTCCGCGAGGACCTCCCCCGGCCGCCCTCCCCCGCTCCCCGCGACCTCTCCGATCTCCCCCTCGCCGAGGCCCCGGACCTCGCGCCGTACGTCCCCGGTCCGGCCCTGCCGACGCGCAGCCGTGGCGGCAGGATGGCGGCGCACGACGGCCCGCCCCCGAACGCCGCCCCCGGCCCGCGCCACGCGGAGCCGCGCGCCACGGCCGCCGCCGACGAGGCCGCGCCCGCCTTCACGCCCTCGGGCCTGCCCCGCCGCGTCGCCCAGGCGCACCTCGCGCCCGGGTTGCGGCAGGATCCGGCCGCGCCCTCCCCCGGCCAGGAGGAGGATGACCACTTCTCGCCGGAGGAGATCCGCCGGCTGATGGGCTCGTTCCAGAGCGGCACCGAGCGCGGGCGCTCGGAGGCGGCGGGGCTGCCAGGAAGAGAACACCGTGATCCGGTAACAGAGGACGGCGAGTGA
- a CDS encoding SDR family NAD(P)-dependent oxidoreductase, protein MQIDLKGRTALVTGSSAGIGHAIATSLARAGARVLVNGRDEVRAREAAAHITELTGNQHVHALVADVATAHGANVITAAESEVDILVNNAGVFAPAPVFEVSDGEWRRYFEVNVLSGIRLARHYIPHMTAKGWGRVVFISSDSAVLPPTEMVHYGMTKTAQLAVSRGMAQAVAGTGVTVNSVLAGPTLTPGVEQFITSLIGEDVPFHEAERRFITEERPTSLIRRLIRPEEIANLVLYLSSDHSSATTGGALRVDGGVIPTLIP, encoded by the coding sequence ATGCAGATCGACCTCAAAGGCCGCACGGCGCTGGTGACCGGCTCCAGCGCGGGCATCGGCCACGCCATCGCCACCTCTCTCGCCCGCGCCGGCGCCCGCGTGCTCGTCAACGGGCGCGACGAGGTCCGCGCGCGCGAGGCCGCCGCCCACATCACCGAGCTCACCGGCAACCAGCACGTCCACGCCCTCGTCGCCGACGTCGCCACGGCGCACGGCGCGAACGTCATCACCGCCGCCGAGTCCGAGGTCGACATCCTCGTCAACAACGCGGGCGTCTTCGCGCCCGCCCCGGTGTTCGAGGTCAGCGACGGGGAGTGGCGGCGGTACTTCGAGGTCAACGTGCTCAGCGGCATCCGGCTCGCCCGCCACTACATCCCCCACATGACCGCCAAGGGCTGGGGGCGCGTCGTGTTCATCAGCAGCGACTCCGCCGTGCTCCCCCCGACCGAGATGGTCCACTACGGCATGACCAAGACGGCCCAGCTCGCCGTGTCCCGCGGCATGGCCCAGGCCGTCGCCGGCACCGGCGTCACCGTCAACTCCGTCCTCGCGGGCCCCACCCTCACGCCCGGCGTCGAGCAGTTCATCACCAGCCTGATCGGCGAGGACGTCCCCTTCCACGAGGCCGAGCGCCGTTTCATCACCGAGGAGCGCCCGACCTCCCTCATCCGCAGGCTCATCCGGCCCGAAGAGATCGCCAACCTGGTCCTGTACCTGAGCTCCGACCACTCCTCCGCCACGACGGGCGGGGCCCTGCGCGTCGACGGCGGCGTGATCCCGACCCTGATCCCATGA
- a CDS encoding DUF742 domain-containing protein → MTSLSDDPADEQWLDDEAGRIVRPYVMTRGRTEPSRGKIDLITLVVTINPVITAEPGLGPEHHTIVKLCDRPLSVAEIAAHLDLPAGTVRVLLGDLVDRGFVAIQEPARETDVLDLETYKAVLNGLRTL, encoded by the coding sequence ATGACGAGCCTCTCCGACGACCCCGCGGACGAGCAGTGGCTCGACGACGAGGCCGGACGCATCGTCCGCCCGTACGTGATGACACGCGGCCGCACGGAGCCCAGCCGGGGCAAGATCGACCTGATCACCCTCGTGGTGACCATCAACCCGGTGATCACGGCCGAGCCCGGGCTCGGCCCCGAGCACCACACCATCGTCAAGCTCTGCGACAGGCCGTTGTCGGTCGCCGAGATCGCCGCTCACCTCGACCTCCCGGCCGGCACCGTGCGCGTCCTGCTCGGCGACCTCGTCGACAGGGGCTTCGTGGCCATCCAGGAGCCCGCGCGGGAGACCGACGTTCTGGACCTGGAAACCTACAAGGCGGTGCTCAATGGACTACGGACGCTCTAG
- a CDS encoding GTP-binding protein, with product MDYGRSSRDVGRAKLPTAIKILIAGGFGVGKTTMVGSVSETRPLRTEEMLTDRGVGVDDLAGVEDKKTTTVAMDFGRISIGEDHVLYLFGTPGQERFWFVWDELALGAMGAVVIADTRRLADCFPSVDYFERRGTPFIVAVNCFEGARRYDLEEIRMAVDLGPETPVVLCDARRRESSKNVLVTLVEHAMQARTRRSAQEPATR from the coding sequence ATGGACTACGGACGCTCTAGCCGCGACGTCGGCCGGGCGAAGCTGCCCACCGCGATCAAGATACTCATCGCGGGCGGGTTCGGGGTCGGGAAGACCACCATGGTCGGTTCGGTGTCGGAGACCAGGCCGCTGCGCACCGAGGAGATGCTCACCGACCGGGGCGTCGGCGTCGACGACCTGGCCGGCGTCGAGGACAAGAAGACCACGACGGTCGCGATGGACTTCGGCCGCATCTCGATCGGCGAGGACCACGTGCTGTACCTGTTCGGCACGCCCGGGCAGGAGCGGTTCTGGTTCGTGTGGGACGAGCTGGCCCTCGGCGCGATGGGCGCGGTCGTGATCGCCGACACCCGGCGGCTGGCCGACTGCTTCCCCTCGGTGGACTACTTCGAGCGCCGCGGCACGCCGTTCATCGTCGCGGTCAACTGCTTCGAGGGCGCCAGGCGCTACGACCTGGAGGAGATCCGCATGGCCGTCGACCTCGGCCCGGAGACCCCGGTCGTGCTCTGCGACGCCCGGCGGCGCGAGTCCAGCAAGAACGTGCTGGTCACACTCGTGGAGCACGCCATGCAGGCCCGGACGCGGCGCTCCGCGCAGGAGCCCGCGACCCGCTGA
- a CDS encoding MarR family winged helix-turn-helix transcriptional regulator — translation MSLPDEAPAAHGAEEAAESRAQGWRRLAALHSRIEDALERALQREHDLSVVEYAVLDVLSRQDEHHLRMQQLACAIVLSQSATTRLVTRLENRGLLGRYLCPTDRRGIYTEVTEAGRALLAAARPTHDTVLAESLTAAAGVPELASLARALEGERA, via the coding sequence ATGTCGCTCCCCGATGAGGCCCCCGCGGCCCACGGCGCCGAGGAGGCCGCGGAGTCCCGCGCGCAGGGCTGGCGCAGGCTCGCGGCGCTCCACTCCCGCATCGAGGACGCGCTGGAGAGGGCCCTGCAACGCGAGCACGACCTGTCGGTGGTCGAGTACGCCGTTCTCGACGTGCTCAGCCGTCAGGACGAGCACCATCTGCGCATGCAGCAGCTCGCGTGCGCGATCGTGCTCAGCCAGAGCGCGACCACGAGACTGGTCACCCGGCTGGAGAACCGCGGCCTGCTCGGCCGCTACCTGTGCCCGACCGACCGCCGCGGCATCTACACCGAGGTCACCGAGGCGGGCCGCGCGCTCCTCGCCGCCGCGCGCCCCACGCATGACACGGTGCTCGCCGAGAGCCTGACGGCCGCCGCCGGCGTCCCCGAGCTCGCGTCCCTCGCCCGCGCCCTCGAAGGCGAGCGGGCCTGA
- a CDS encoding aldo/keto reductase codes for MTFESSVPEVRLNNDVRIPQLGFGVFKVPEPETAAAVTTALESGYRSIDTAAVYGNETAVGAALAKSDVPRDEIFVTTKLWNDSQGYDAALAGFDESLARLGLDYVDLYLIHWPAPAKDLYLDTWRAFEKLYADERVRAIGVSNFQPAHLRRLLEHTGVVPVLNQIELHPYLQQEELRALHAEHGIATEAWSPIARGGALLQDPVITSIAARHGRTPAQVVLRWHIQVGNIVIPKSVTPSRVQENIDIFDFSLTAEDLSAVTTLDNGTRTGPNPDTFN; via the coding sequence ATGACTTTCGAGTCATCCGTCCCCGAGGTACGGCTCAACAACGACGTGCGGATTCCGCAGCTCGGGTTCGGCGTCTTCAAGGTGCCCGAGCCGGAGACGGCCGCCGCGGTCACCACCGCGCTGGAGAGCGGCTACCGCAGCATCGACACCGCCGCCGTCTACGGCAACGAGACGGCCGTCGGCGCGGCGCTGGCCAAGTCGGACGTGCCCCGCGACGAGATCTTCGTCACCACCAAGCTGTGGAACGACTCCCAGGGGTACGACGCGGCGCTGGCCGGCTTCGACGAGAGCCTCGCCCGGCTCGGGCTCGACTACGTCGACCTCTACCTGATCCACTGGCCCGCCCCCGCCAAAGACCTCTACCTCGACACCTGGCGCGCCTTCGAGAAGCTGTACGCCGACGAGCGGGTCCGCGCGATCGGCGTGTCCAACTTCCAGCCGGCCCACCTGCGGCGCCTGCTGGAGCACACGGGCGTGGTCCCCGTCCTGAACCAGATCGAACTGCACCCCTACCTCCAGCAGGAGGAACTCCGCGCCCTGCACGCCGAGCACGGCATCGCGACCGAGGCGTGGAGCCCCATCGCCCGCGGCGGCGCGCTGCTCCAGGACCCGGTGATCACCTCCATCGCCGCCCGGCACGGCAGAACCCCGGCCCAGGTCGTCCTGCGCTGGCACATCCAGGTGGGCAACATCGTCATCCCCAAGTCGGTGACGCCGTCCCGCGTGCAGGAGAACATCGACATCTTCGATTTCTCCCTCACCGCCGAAGACCTCTCCGCCGTCACCACCCTCGACAACGGCACCCGCACCGGCCCCAACCCCGACACCTTCAACTGA